A stretch of Candidatus Dadabacteria bacterium DNA encodes these proteins:
- the ftsW gene encoding putative lipid II flippase FtsW: MFDFKNRDFDVLLLGLVLIVAGIGVVAVYNSSSIYSLETYNNSMRFLKFHVIYLLVGITAMVTLMHMKPSFVRKLVYPGYLLGLALLVIVLLPEIGKEVGGGRRWISVWGFSFQPSEFCKYMLVIYMAHFLFKKGDKMDSFWIGIFSPLLAGGAYVGLILAGPDLGTSFLVLAILFIMLFVGGAKLQHLLSIGIGAVGLLVLAIIKEGYRMERIMSFLDPWKDPLGSGYQAVQSFMAFGLGGIYGSGLGNSSQKLLFLPQAHTDFIFSIIGEEFGFIGVITLIVLFLMILGRCVRISMRAEDPFSRYMVFGFTALITLQAALNMGVAVGLFPTTGLTLPLVSYGGSSLVSTLAAFGIILSVSRFSAKE; encoded by the coding sequence ATGTTTGATTTCAAAAACAGGGATTTTGACGTACTGCTCCTCGGGCTCGTCCTCATAGTGGCGGGAATCGGGGTGGTGGCCGTATACAACTCAAGCTCCATATACTCGCTTGAAACCTATAACAACTCGATGCGGTTTCTCAAATTCCACGTCATATATCTTCTCGTTGGAATAACGGCCATGGTGACATTGATGCACATGAAGCCGTCTTTTGTAAGAAAGCTGGTTTACCCGGGTTATCTGCTCGGACTCGCTTTACTCGTAATCGTGCTTTTGCCTGAAATAGGAAAAGAAGTCGGCGGGGGACGAAGGTGGATTTCGGTCTGGGGATTCTCGTTTCAGCCGTCTGAGTTCTGCAAGTACATGCTGGTCATCTACATGGCGCACTTCCTGTTCAAGAAGGGGGACAAGATGGACAGCTTCTGGATCGGCATATTTTCTCCCCTGCTTGCCGGTGGCGCCTACGTGGGACTTATCCTGGCCGGGCCAGACCTCGGAACTTCTTTCCTGGTTCTGGCAATTCTTTTCATAATGCTCTTTGTCGGAGGAGCAAAACTCCAGCACCTGCTCAGCATCGGAATCGGGGCCGTGGGACTGCTCGTGCTGGCTATCATCAAAGAGGGTTACAGAATGGAGAGAATAATGTCCTTCCTAGACCCGTGGAAAGACCCCCTCGGCTCGGGATACCAGGCCGTTCAGTCGTTCATGGCCTTCGGTCTCGGCGGAATATACGGAAGCGGGCTCGGGAACAGTTCCCAGAAACTGCTTTTCCTTCCCCAGGCCCACACGGATTTCATCTTTTCGATAATAGGCGAGGAATTCGGATTCATAGGGGTAATAACGTTAATCGTGCTTTTCCTCATGATTCTGGGAAGGTGCGTAAGGATATCCATGCGGGCGGAAGATCCTTTCTCAAGATACATGGTATTCGGTTTCACGGCGCTCATAACGCTCCAAGCAGCGCTTAACATGGGAGTTGCGGTCGGCCTCTTCCCCACCACGGGACTGACGCTGCCTCTTGTAAGCTACGGAGGAAGCTCTCTTGTATCAACGCTTGCGGCGTTCGGAATCATCCTGAGCGTCTCTAGATTCAGTGCTAAGGAATGA